The following are from one region of the Poecilia reticulata strain Guanapo linkage group LG7, Guppy_female_1.0+MT, whole genome shotgun sequence genome:
- the ctdsp2 gene encoding carboxy-terminal domain RNA polymerase II polypeptide A small phosphatase 2 isoform X2, with product MESSVITQVQKEDVQVSPKAGQVSRSALKQPRSCNIFKALFCCLKVQDGPKPPQPPLPPPSQHALLESQENGTVVKPSEVSLLPELNAEDQGKVCVVIDLDETLVHSSFKPISNADFIVPVEIEGTTHQVYVLKRPYVDEFLRRMGEMFECVLFTASLAKYADPVTDLLDQGGVFRTRLFRESCVFHQGCYVKDLSRLGRDLNRTLILDNSPASYIFHPNNAIPVVSWFDDADDAELLNLLPVFEELSKAENVYTRLDQLREQ from the exons ATGGAAAGTTCTGTTATCACCCAAGTGCAGAAAGAAGACGTCCAAGTGTCACCGAAAGCAG GCCAGGTGAGCCGCTCTGCCCTGAAACAGCCTCGGAGCTGTAACATCTTCAAAGCACTCTTCTGCTGCCTCAAAGTCCAGGATGGCCCCAAACCGCCTCAGCCGCCACTGCCGCCGCCTTCCCAGCATGCCCTGCTGGAGTCGCAGGAAAATGGGACGGTTGTCAAG CCATCAGAAGTTAGYCTCCTGCCTGAGCTGAATGCCGAGGACCAAGGGAAGGTCTGCGTGGTCATAGACCTGGATGAGACCCTGGTGCACAGCTCCTTCAAG CCCATTAGCAATGCAGACTTCATCGTGCCGGTGGAGATAGAGGGGACCACACACCAG GTGTATGTCCTGAAGAGGCCGTACGTGGATGAGTTCCTGCGGAGAATGGGAGAAATGTTTGAATGTGTGCTGTTTACAGCCAGTCTTGCTAAG tATGCGGACCCAGTGACGGACCTGCTGGATCAGGGCGGCGTGTTTCGGACCCGGCTGTTCCGGGAATCCTGCGTGTTCCACCAGGGCTGCTACGTGAAAGACCTGAGCCGCCTGGGCAGGGACCTGAACAGGACCCTCATCCTGGATAACTCCCCTGCCTCGTACATCTTCCACCCTAATAATGCT ATTCCCGTGGTGTCATGGTTTGACGACGCAGACGACGCCGAGCTGCTCAACCTGCTGCCCGTGTTCGAGGAGCTCAGTAAGGCCGAAAACGTTTACACCCGGCTGGACCAGCTCCGGGAACAGTAG
- the ctdsp2 gene encoding carboxy-terminal domain RNA polymerase II polypeptide A small phosphatase 2 isoform X1 has product MCFLQSIDIRIKPAELGIFSRMCFASVSGWFGTVPRPASSRHSTVSVLWTPEASCVPLAAADRGAAFVFFFFRSRNWACIRPRMNAGMFAGRNKEQSGQVSRSALKQPRSCNIFKALFCCLKVQDGPKPPQPPLPPPSQHALLESQENGTVVKPSEVSLLPELNAEDQGKVCVVIDLDETLVHSSFKPISNADFIVPVEIEGTTHQVYVLKRPYVDEFLRRMGEMFECVLFTASLAKYADPVTDLLDQGGVFRTRLFRESCVFHQGCYVKDLSRLGRDLNRTLILDNSPASYIFHPNNAIPVVSWFDDADDAELLNLLPVFEELSKAENVYTRLDQLREQ; this is encoded by the exons atgtgttttcttcAATCGATCGACATCAGGATAAAACCTGCTGAATTAGGAATTTTCTCTCGGATGTGCTTTGCTTCTGTTTCCGGCTGGTTTGGCACCGTCCCACGCCCTGCCAGCAGCAGGCACAGCACTGTTTCTGTCCTCTGGACGCCAGAAGCATCATGCGTGCCTCTGGCTGCAGCCGATCGCGGCGccgcttttgtgttttttttttttcgtagcAGGAACTGGGCGTGCATCCGGCCGCGCATGAACGCTGGGATGTTTGCTGGTCGCAATAAGGAACAATCAG GCCAGGTGAGCCGCTCTGCCCTGAAACAGCCTCGGAGCTGTAACATCTTCAAAGCACTCTTCTGCTGCCTCAAAGTCCAGGATGGCCCCAAACCGCCTCAGCCGCCACTGCCGCCGCCTTCCCAGCATGCCCTGCTGGAGTCGCAGGAAAATGGGACGGTTGTCAAG CCATCAGAAGTTAGYCTCCTGCCTGAGCTGAATGCCGAGGACCAAGGGAAGGTCTGCGTGGTCATAGACCTGGATGAGACCCTGGTGCACAGCTCCTTCAAG CCCATTAGCAATGCAGACTTCATCGTGCCGGTGGAGATAGAGGGGACCACACACCAG GTGTATGTCCTGAAGAGGCCGTACGTGGATGAGTTCCTGCGGAGAATGGGAGAAATGTTTGAATGTGTGCTGTTTACAGCCAGTCTTGCTAAG tATGCGGACCCAGTGACGGACCTGCTGGATCAGGGCGGCGTGTTTCGGACCCGGCTGTTCCGGGAATCCTGCGTGTTCCACCAGGGCTGCTACGTGAAAGACCTGAGCCGCCTGGGCAGGGACCTGAACAGGACCCTCATCCTGGATAACTCCCCTGCCTCGTACATCTTCCACCCTAATAATGCT ATTCCCGTGGTGTCATGGTTTGACGACGCAGACGACGCCGAGCTGCTCAACCTGCTGCCCGTGTTCGAGGAGCTCAGTAAGGCCGAAAACGTTTACACCCGGCTGGACCAGCTCCGGGAACAGTAG
- the ctdsp2 gene encoding carboxy-terminal domain RNA polymerase II polypeptide A small phosphatase 2 isoform X3, with product MCFLQSIDIRIKPAELGIFSRMCFASVSGWFGTVPRPASSRHSTVSVLWTPEASCVPLAAADRGAAFVFFFFRSRNWACIRPRMNAGMFAGRNKEQSGQVSRSALKQPRSCNIFKALFCCLKVQDGPKPPQPPLPPPSQHALLESQENGTVVKPSEVSLLPELNAEDQGKVCVVIDLDETLVHSSFKPISNADFIVPVEIEGTTHQVYVLKRPYVDEFLRRMGEMFECVLFTASLAKFLFFLELPDLIIRRPEHIHSSNNP from the exons atgtgttttcttcAATCGATCGACATCAGGATAAAACCTGCTGAATTAGGAATTTTCTCTCGGATGTGCTTTGCTTCTGTTTCCGGCTGGTTTGGCACCGTCCCACGCCCTGCCAGCAGCAGGCACAGCACTGTTTCTGTCCTCTGGACGCCAGAAGCATCATGCGTGCCTCTGGCTGCAGCCGATCGCGGCGccgcttttgtgttttttttttttcgtagcAGGAACTGGGCGTGCATCCGGCCGCGCATGAACGCTGGGATGTTTGCTGGTCGCAATAAGGAACAATCAG GCCAGGTGAGCCGCTCTGCCCTGAAACAGCCTCGGAGCTGTAACATCTTCAAAGCACTCTTCTGCTGCCTCAAAGTCCAGGATGGCCCCAAACCGCCTCAGCCGCCACTGCCGCCGCCTTCCCAGCATGCCCTGCTGGAGTCGCAGGAAAATGGGACGGTTGTCAAG CCATCAGAAGTTAGYCTCCTGCCTGAGCTGAATGCCGAGGACCAAGGGAAGGTCTGCGTGGTCATAGACCTGGATGAGACCCTGGTGCACAGCTCCTTCAAG CCCATTAGCAATGCAGACTTCATCGTGCCGGTGGAGATAGAGGGGACCACACACCAG GTGTATGTCCTGAAGAGGCCGTACGTGGATGAGTTCCTGCGGAGAATGGGAGAAATGTTTGAATGTGTGCTGTTTACAGCCAGTCTTGCTAAG ttcctgttttttttagagCTGCCTGACCTTATTATTAGACGCCCTGAACACATACACAGCTCTAACAATCCATAG
- the LOC103467973 gene encoding natural resistance-associated macrophage protein 2-like codes for MFSMKVPRILLWLMVELAIIGSDMQEVIGCAIAFHLLSNHRIPLWAGVLITIIDTFFFLFLDKYGLRRLEAFFGLLITIMAITFGYEYVMVAPDQGQLLKGMFVPYCEGCGPVQLTQAVGVVGAVIMPHNIYLHSALVKSREVDRSKKKEVREANKYFFIESTIALFVSFLINVFVVAVFAEAFYQRSNIEVNNVCNQSSIPHSXLFPLDNRTLEVDIYKGGVVLGCFFGPAALYIWAVGILAAGQSSTMTGTYSGQFVMEGFLNLRWSRFARVLLTRSLAITPTLLVAVFKDVQHLTGMNDFLNVLQSMQLPFALIPILTFTSLPSLMNDFANGLTFKIMGGLVILCVCAINMYFVVVYVTALNSVWLYVLAAFLSLAYLTFVSYLVRSA; via the exons ATGTTTTCCATGAAGGTGCCCAGAATCCTGCTGTGGTTGATGGTGGAGCTGGCGATCATCGGCTCCGACATGCAGGAGGTCATCGGCTGCGCCATCGCCTTCCACCTGCTGTCCAATCACAG GATCCCCCTCTGGGCCGGTGTRCTCATCACCATTATCGAcaccttcttcttcctcttcctggaTAAGTACG gctTGAGGAGGCTGGAGGCCTTTTTTGGTTTGCTTATTACTATTATGGCCATAACATTTGGATACGAG TACGTGATGGTGGCTCCTGACCAAGGCCAGCTGCTGAAGGGGATGTTTGTGCCGTACTGCGAAGGMTGCGGGCCGGTTCAGCTCACCCAGGCCGTCGGCGTGGTGGGCGCCGTCATCATGCCTCACAACATTTACCTCCACTCTGCTCTGGTGAAG TCTCGGGAAGTGGATCGCTCGAAGAAGAAAGAAGTAAGAGAGGCTAACAAGTACTTCTTCATCGAGTCGACCATTGCTCTGTTTGTCTCGTTCCTCATCAACGTGTTTGTGGTCGCCGTCTTTGCCGAGGCGTTCTACCAGCGCTCAAACATCGAGGTG AATAACGTCTGCAACCAGTCGAGCATTCCTCACTCCAMCCTCTTCCCTCTGGACAACAGAACTCTGGAGGTCGACATCTATAAGGGG GGAGTGGTTCTGGGCTGTTTCTTCGGGCCTGCGGCGCTCTACATATGGGCCGTCGGGATTCTTGCAGCCGGTCAGAGCTCCACCATGACTGGAACCTACTCTGGCCAGTTTGTCATGGAG GGCTTCCTGAACCTGCGTTGGTCGCGTTTTGCTCGGGTTTTGCTGACCCGCTCCCTCGCCATCACTCCCACGCTGCTGGTGGCCGTTTTTAAGGACGTACAGCACCTGACGGGCATGAACGACTTCCTCAACGTGCTCCAGAGCATGCAG CTGCCGTTCGCCCTCATCCCCATCCTCACCTTCACCAGTCTGCCGTCTCTGATGAACGACTTCGCCAACGGGCT GACGTTTAAGATCATGGGAGGACTGGTGATCCTGTGCGTGTGCGCCATCAACATGTACTTCGTGGTGGTGTACGTGACGGCGCTGAACAGCGTGTGGCTCTACGTCCTCGCTGCCTTCCTCTCCCTGGCGTACCTCACGTTCGTGAGCTACTTGGTGAGATCAGCTTGA